A single genomic interval of Chitinophaga sp. 180180018-3 harbors:
- a CDS encoding arsenate reductase ArsC: protein MKQVLVLCTGNSCRSQIAEGYLRHFAGSRALIYSAGVETHGVHPNAVATMAEDGIDISTQTSNHVDEYKDINFDFVITVCDHARERCPWYPSVAIKFHENFPDPAKIAGTPDQVQQAFRSVREQIKSYTRHFVEAYI, encoded by the coding sequence ATGAAACAGGTTTTAGTATTATGTACCGGCAACAGTTGCCGCAGCCAGATAGCGGAAGGATATCTCCGGCATTTCGCCGGCAGCAGGGCCCTTATTTACAGCGCCGGTGTGGAAACTCATGGCGTTCATCCAAACGCTGTTGCCACGATGGCTGAGGATGGTATTGATATTTCCACGCAAACATCCAATCATGTGGATGAGTATAAAGACATTAATTTCGACTTCGTGATTACTGTTTGCGATCATGCCCGGGAAAGATGCCCCTGGTATCCTTCGGTGGCTATCAAATTCCATGAAAATTTTCCGGACCCGGCGAAAATAGCCGGTACGCCGGATCAGGTACAGCAGGCATTCCGGAGCGTAAGGGAACAGATTAAAAGCTATACGCGTCATTTCGTGGAAGCGTATATTTAA
- a CDS encoding MFS transporter translates to MKRIAYIGSLGLVGIITTEFGVIGILPQIAAWYHISIEKAGGLLSVFALVIALAGPLMTLWLSAFNRKTVMAISISMFMITGIVSSLSPPFWLLMLVRMLPAFLQPVFISAAVESAVDAVDKKDAHKMMAIVLSGIGIATVTTVPLATWIAGIYDKWQYSFMVQTIVSVVAFVGMLTALPSMPVKEKKSFGAQLRILTKPSFLACSLMVAAMVAAMFTTYSYFADYLGKVNGMSPATISVMLLLFGAAGIPGNFLAGRMLSKGIKRAVVFFLLGITLISVGVYFLPLMAVPLIIIWGFLHTPNFLTGQAYMIAAAPEAPGFANSISISFGNLGVTLGTSISGWVISSFGIHYAPFAMLALGCLALILLLVKEALAAREERSGMRNNCPDIAL, encoded by the coding sequence ATGAAACGGATAGCATATATCGGAAGTCTGGGTTTAGTAGGCATTATTACAACAGAGTTTGGCGTCATTGGTATTTTACCTCAGATAGCGGCGTGGTACCATATCAGTATTGAAAAGGCAGGCGGGTTGCTCAGTGTCTTTGCGTTGGTGATTGCATTGGCCGGCCCGCTGATGACACTTTGGTTATCGGCATTCAACCGGAAAACGGTGATGGCCATCAGCATATCCATGTTTATGATAACAGGGATCGTATCATCGCTGTCGCCTCCATTCTGGTTGTTGATGCTGGTGCGGATGCTGCCTGCATTTCTGCAGCCGGTATTTATATCAGCAGCCGTAGAATCGGCCGTGGATGCGGTCGACAAGAAAGACGCCCATAAGATGATGGCGATTGTATTAAGCGGAATCGGTATTGCCACTGTTACTACGGTGCCGCTGGCAACGTGGATAGCAGGTATTTATGATAAGTGGCAGTACTCGTTTATGGTGCAGACCATTGTGAGCGTAGTGGCTTTTGTTGGGATGCTTACAGCGTTGCCTTCTATGCCGGTGAAAGAAAAGAAATCATTTGGAGCACAGCTGCGTATCCTTACCAAACCCTCCTTCCTGGCCTGTTCGCTGATGGTGGCTGCTATGGTGGCAGCTATGTTCACTACCTACAGTTATTTCGCCGATTACCTGGGGAAGGTGAATGGTATGTCGCCCGCCACCATCAGTGTGATGCTGTTGTTATTTGGCGCCGCGGGTATACCCGGTAACTTCCTGGCCGGCAGGATGCTGAGCAAAGGGATAAAGCGGGCAGTGGTTTTCTTCCTGTTGGGTATTACGCTGATATCAGTAGGCGTATATTTCCTGCCACTGATGGCGGTGCCGCTGATCATCATCTGGGGATTCCTGCATACACCGAATTTTCTTACCGGGCAGGCATATATGATAGCTGCAGCACCGGAGGCCCCGGGTTTCGCTAACAGCATTTCCATTTCCTTTGGCAACCTCGGCGTCACGCTGGGAACGTCAATAAGCGGGTGGGTGATCTCTTCGTTTGGGATTCATTATGCCCCCTTTGCCATGCTGGCGTTGGGTTGCCTGGCACTGATACTGTTGCTCGTAAAGGAAGCGCTGGCAGCCAGGGAAGAAAGGTCGGGCATGCGTAATAACTGCCCGGATATAGCTTTGTAA